Below is a window of Zygotorulaspora mrakii chromosome 3, complete sequence DNA.
AGAGCCCTCGGCGGCAAACCGGACTTAAACGAAGATAACAGCCGGAGAAGGCGGAGAAGCGGGTAACAATTACGTCCCCGCCTTAGCATCCCTTTAGGCATTTGAAAGGTATATAAGGATAGAGTTTGACAGGTGAGATACGATCTAATTTCTCTTGGCAAAGctttctcttcctcttgagaaatatttttgttaCAGAGAGGTATACAATCAGTTGGCTTGTGTTGAGGTCAGAAGACAGAGTAGTTGGAGAATATTAGGGAAAATGTCAGACATTGTCACTTTGAACAATGGTATGAAGATGCCTTTGGTAGGGCTAGGCTGCTGGAAAATTGATAACGATATTTGCGCTGATCAAGTGTACAATGCAATCAAGCTAGGGTATAGGCTGTTCGACGGAGCTCAGGATTACGGGAACGAAAAAGAAGTGGGTCAGGGTATCCGCAGAGCGATCGATGAGGGAGTCGTGGAAAGGCAAGAGCTGTTTGTAGTGTCCAAGTTGTGGAACAGCTTCCACCACCCTGCAAACGTGAGAAAGGCGTTGAAAAGGACTCTGGACGATATGGGTTTGGATTATTTGGACTTGTTTTATAtccattttccaattgcCTTCAAATTTGTGCCACTCGAGGAGAAATACCCGCCAGGCTTTTACACCGGTGAAGAGGAGGAGAAAAATGGCACGATCGGCTTGGAAAATGTGACTATTCTGGACACTTACAGGGCTCTGGAGAAACTGGTTGATGAAGGGTTGATCAAGTCAATTGGtatttcgaatttttcaggGTCGATCATTATGGACTTGTTGCGTGGTTGCTCCATTAAGCCAGTTGCCTTACAGATTGAACACCACCCGTATCTAACCCAAGAACATCTGATCAAGTACGTTCAGAATGAGGGCATTCAGGTTGTAGCTTATTCGTCCTTTGGCCCACAGTCTTTCATCGAGCTGGGAATGGAACTAGCGAAGACAACACCCAAACTGTTCGAAAATCCCactgttgaaaaaattgctAAGAAGTATGGGGCAAACGTTACAGCTTCTCAGGTATTGTTGAGATGGGCAACACAAAGAGACATTGCAGTTATTCCCAAATCCtcaaaaaaggaaaggTTGTTGGAGAATTTAAACGTCAATAAAATATTGACTTTGACGCAGGATGAACTGGACCAAATTTCAAGTCTAAACAAGAACATTAGGTTCAATGACCCATTTACTTGGAACGACAAAGTTATGCTCCCTATCTTTGACTAGGTGTTCATGTTCATGATGTATATGACTTTATGATATACACGATATATAGGATATCTGTAATACATATGATATTGCTTGCTTGCTTGACCGCAAAGAACAACACGACTTTTTCGCTGAACAATGGAGTACGCAGCAATAGTAGACTAGTTCATCTTTCTACTCACTTTGGTATTCCCTTACTCTACTAAACGAGCCGTTCGCGTGCTGCTCTATGATCGCTTCTCTTTGACAAATAGGCTTCTCAAACTGATAAATTCAGCGAGAAAGGGCCAGTTCAAAAGTTGTGGGGTGCGCAGCCTATAGGATCGAAGATACGCTGCATTGCAGAGCCATGAATCAGAAAATTAGTGTTTTGACACCAGAACCGATTAAGCTGGTCGAAGATGATGGTGTAGATGAGGCTACGAGCTCGGAAAATGAATGGAAATCTTCCTTTCAAAGGGTCTATGTAAGTGATTGCACCATAGTGAATGGTGAAAACGGTACCAAATTTGCTGTTTGGAAAGTAACTATGATCTTGCAAAATAGCCAGGAAAATACTGCTTGTTGTTCCAGTGTTGTAACGTATATGAGATATAcagattttgcaaatttcaGAGATGTACTTCTGCAAAGAGCGCCATCACAGCACACTGAGATACCAAATTTGCCTCCAAAGGTGAAATGGTACGATGCATGGAGACACCAGGATGTTAATCTGAACAAGAACTGGTTAGCTAGAAGGAGACAGGGCCTCgagttttttttaaatcatGTAATGCTGAATAGAGATTTATTTGACATCGCCAAAGAGTTGATACTAGAGTTTATGGACAAGAAGGGTTCCGAAGATCACTGAAAGAGAGAGATAGCGTATGAAACATAGTGCCACTCGCATAAGTATGCCACCGGAGATCTGATCTCCACATACCTTTGTTCAGATGCttagtaaaaaaaaaatcacatCATAGCGTGGGGCTTGCAATCGCTTACTGAGTTGTTCGCGTTGGCTCGGCCTGTCTTTTCACGGTCGAGGCGAGACTATCATGGTGGATTGGATtataaagaaatttttgacgAGAGATATCGTATAAATagttgaaatatattcttGTGTAATTCGAGTGTAATATATTATTTGTTCACCTGTGTATGTTTAAAAGGTCGATAACAACTTCGATAGGTTTCAAGAGATATATACAAAAGATGACGAACTCAAATCACCAAAAGGTTACCATTATTGGTTCAGGGCCAGCTGCTCATACCGCCGCAATTTATCTTGCAAGAGCGGAGATTAAACCAACGTTATATGAGGGTATGTTTGCAAATGGTATTGCAGCTGGTGGTCAGTTAACAACAACTACAGAGATCGAAAATTTTCCCGGGTTCCCTCAAGGCCTGACTGGTAGTGAGCTTATGGATAGAATGAAGGAACAGTCAGTAAAATTTGGTACAGAAATCATTACTGAAACGGTCTCAAAAGTTGATCTATCAAGCAAGCCTTTTAAGTTCTGGACCGAGTTCAATGAAGATAGCGAGCCAATCACCACAGATGCGATAATTTTAGCAACAGGTGCATCAGCAAAGAGGATGAATTTACCTGGCGAAGAGACTTATTGGCAACAAGGTATCTCAGCCTGTGCTGTTTGTGATGGAGCTGTACCAATCTTCAGAAACAAACCGTTAGCGGTTGTTGGTGGAGGTGATTCCGCTTGTGAAGAAGCAGGATTTCTGACAAAATATGCCTCAAAGGTGTATTTGCTTGTAAGAAAAGACTATTTACGTGCATCAACAATTATGCAAAGACGTgcagagaaaaatgaaaagattgaaatCTTGTATAACCATGTTGCTCTTGAAGCAAAAGGTGACGGCAAACTATTAAATTCTCTAAGAGTAAAAAAT
It encodes the following:
- the GRE3 gene encoding trifunctional aldehyde reductase/xylose reductase/glucose 1-dehydrogenase (NADP(+)) (similar to Saccharomyces cerevisiae GRE3 (YHR104W); ancestral locus Anc_5.409) — its product is MSDIVTLNNGMKMPLVGLGCWKIDNDICADQVYNAIKLGYRLFDGAQDYGNEKEVGQGIRRAIDEGVVERQELFVVSKLWNSFHHPANVRKALKRTLDDMGLDYLDLFYIHFPIAFKFVPLEEKYPPGFYTGEEEEKNGTIGLENVTILDTYRALEKLVDEGLIKSIGISNFSGSIIMDLLRGCSIKPVALQIEHHPYLTQEHLIKYVQNEGIQVVAYSSFGPQSFIELGMELAKTTPKLFENPTVEKIAKKYGANVTASQVLLRWATQRDIAVIPKSSKKERLLENLNVNKILTLTQDELDQISSLNKNIRFNDPFTWNDKVMLPIFD
- the TRR2 gene encoding thioredoxin-disulfide reductase TRR2 (similar to Saccharomyces cerevisiae TRR1 (YDR353W) and TRR2 (YHR106W); ancestral locus Anc_5.411), producing the protein MFKRSITTSIGFKRYIQKMTNSNHQKVTIIGSGPAAHTAAIYLARAEIKPTLYEGMFANGIAAGGQLTTTTEIENFPGFPQGLTGSELMDRMKEQSVKFGTEIITETVSKVDLSSKPFKFWTEFNEDSEPITTDAIILATGASAKRMNLPGEETYWQQGISACAVCDGAVPIFRNKPLAVVGGGDSACEEAGFLTKYASKVYLLVRKDYLRASTIMQRRAEKNEKIEILYNHVALEAKGDGKLLNSLRVKNVKTNEERDLEVNGLFYAIGHTPATSIVTEQVSTDEAGYIKTVPGTSETSVPGFFAAGDVQDSRYRQAITSAGSGCMAGLDAERYLSSFE
- the YPT35 gene encoding Ypt35p (similar to Saccharomyces cerevisiae YPT35 (YHR105W); ancestral locus Anc_5.410) — its product is MNQKISVLTPEPIKLVEDDGVDEATSSENEWKSSFQRVYVSDCTIVNGENGTKFAVWKVTMILQNSQENTACCSSVVTYMRYTDFANFRDVLLQRAPSQHTEIPNLPPKVKWYDAWRHQDVNLNKNWLARRRQGLEFFLNHVMLNRDLFDIAKELILEFMDKKGSEDH